The Rhizoctonia solani chromosome 13, complete sequence nucleotide sequence TTGTATTGTAGATCTTCCCTATTCAATCAGGATGCTATATTGTATACTCTTGTCACTCTTCATAGAAGAATCTTCATTACACACGCAAATCGAAGATGATGTgtagctatatgcgccgctTTGGTTCTCTATGCTATTTTCCGGACTATTCCACATGACGTTTCACTTTCCCTCTCATGTATTAGTTATTCCTATTATTATATATCTACCCAATACACTGATCAATTAACTTGATATCCACGTTCGTCACTATATGCTAATTAGGGACCTCAAATGATATCCCTTTCATGCATTTCATTTGGACCATGCTCTGCACTGGCAAGAGCGAGGCCAACCCCGCGAGCGATCGGGGAGACTCTCAGAAGAGAACCCATAAACTGCCGGTGAAATGTGGGGGTAGGGAAGATGCTCTCGAGACCACACACCCACATGATAGATACGGTATAACCGAACAGTGTGGCCAGGTACACCTGGCGGTTTGTCCATAGCGCCGCTGCTTTTGCGCTTTTTTGATTAAAATGATTATCAGACTGGATCTTATCAGCCATACAGATGCGGGCAGCCGAATTTGTGCAATCTCACGCTCCTTCCGACTGACCACGACTGTACGTCATTTTTATCGAGTTCATTTCGCTACACTAGATTCTGCTGACATTTTACGGAAACTGAAAGTCACTTACTTGCTCGTCGAAACTTCAGTCATCCAAATTTACGTTTCGACGGCTCGTTAGTCACTCGACCGAGCTCTTATTCATAGGCGCGCGCTCGGTCAGCTGCATTGCATTGCATTTCAGTCAGTAGTCCGCCACTCATTACGAATCATGACATACCTCGCGGCGTTCGGGCGACATGCCTCCAGTTTCATCGGTGTTACCCTGCTCACCTCACTTGCATTCCAAAATCTCCTCCACCGACGTATCAGTGCTGCAGAGCGAGATCGCCTTACCGCACATCAAACAATTCTCGAATCCTTAGTAAAGAGGCTTAGAGAAGGCGAAGATCTTAGCAAGAGTGAGATAGTGAGATTGGTCAGACTTGCAAGGGGTGGGGGGGAGGAAGGCGGAGGTATCGAAAATACCCCTTGGAAGGAAGTTGTATTTGGGAAACGACTGAGAGAGGTTAAGGAGATAGAAGGGAAAGCTTTAGAGGAATGGAATACAGGTGAGTCGAACCGAATTGGTTTCGGGTGTTCTGACCATGAAAAATTGCATAGCCATCGCCCAGGCCgagcaacctgcaaaacccCGACATCCGGTGCCAGCGCCTACACCATCAAATCCAACCCCTTTGAGTCATGCATTAGCCCCAGCACCGAAGAAGCCAACTTTCTTGTAGGTTTCTCGTGGGCGGCATTCGATTAATCAAACATCTTAGTCTCATCTCGGCGAGATTCCGGCGGGGCCGAATAATGAGAGTGTTGATCACCGAGCGAATCCAAAGAGTTTATCGCCACGTGCCAGCATGATAGCACGGGATACAAATGGATTGTTCCTTTTGACCTCCACGTCTCGCCATCCATTACTGGGGTGGAGGGCTCATTTTATCTATCATACTGTACTCTAAATTAAGTGTTGGACTATGCATTTTCAATCACCTGTCCTTGGCCTCACTGAGTTCGTTCTCGCCTCCGGCTTTTTTGCGGCGTCCTATGTCGGTTCTATATATGTGCTCCGAAGTGCTCGTCTAGACAACAAAGACAAGTCGCGCGATGATCCTTCGGTTATCAAAACACGTCTCACGGCTGTTACTGCGAGCACAGCCTGCAGTTTGCTCGCGGTGGTGGCCATCGTATGGAAGACAGAGGCGTCCCTGGTGAGTTGAACAAATATTCAGTATTGGCAGTATAATAAGCCAAGCACATCACAAAGACTATACTAGATGCTGTAAACTCGGCAAAAGAATATCTTGGGCTCGTATTGCCTTCACCGCGTCTATATCCTTTATTATTGACCCCGCTATTGTACTTTGGGCCATTATACACAGCATGGCTGGATCGATCGCTTCCTTTCATGAGCAATTGGTGGTACAAGCGCGACGTTGTAGATAGGTTTGTATGCTGGACTGGCGCTCGTAACTACTTCATGGCAAGTGACTTTTTTCATAGTGTTAGGATAGCACTGACGATAGCAACAGTCTCCATTGACCGAGGAACTGGTTTTTCGCTCCTGCATTGTGGGAGCCGCAAAGTTGGCGGGTATAGGGCACAAAAAGATCATTTTCTTGACCCCATTATGGTTTGGCCTGGGTAAGTATATTTGGTATAGGGTGGCCCGATTTAATCTAATGATTCAATTGTAGCCCACATACATCACGGGCATGAACAGTACAATCGGCTTGGGAGGACTAGGAAGGCTCTGCAAAGGACTCTGGTCATAGCGAGTGAGTGTAGTGATCAACCACACGCCGTATGGATGTGTGGCTGACATGTGCTAGCTGTCCAACTCGGATATACGACATTGTTTGGGTGGTATGCATCTTTCTTGTTCCTCCGCACCGGTAGGTTTGGCTATCACCTTCGCAGAGACCCAATTTTGATGCCTTACTGTAAATAGGCTCAGTGATCACGCCCACGCTTGCTCATGCGTTTTGTAACGTCATGGGTATGCCTACAGTACAAGACGATGTTCGCCAACACCCAAATCACAAACTTCGTAGGCTCTTCGAATTGTTGGGCTCCAATCTTGAACTGACATGGTTATCATAGTGATTTGGCTCACACATGCAGTTGGTATTGTGGGGTTCGGCTTTGCACTCGGACCATGGACACGTGCTGCTGAATGAGTCGTTTGAACGCAATGAATTGGTGATACATTAAGAACGTATGATAGAAATTAAATATATCGCTCGAATACATCAAATATGCTACCAAACCCACACCGGAGTTGTAGAGAAAACTGTTCATAGGTAAATATCATTAAGAGACGAATCAAGAAAGAAAGACGAGCTTGGATCAGGCATTAAGTTAGTAGACAAGTGCAGAATTACCAAACcacttcctcttcttcaagtGTATATGTGTCGAGTGCCTTGTATGCTTCCAAGCGGCGTTTACGTTCAATTTCGAATCGCTGGTCGCAATATATAAGTGTACATATCCTCAGCAATTTAATGAGTCTCACCTTGCGTGTCTCGTCTGTGTCAGCCATTTCGCCGCCCCGAATTCGTTTAGACTGTCGACCTGTAGGCTTCTCAGCCTTAGAATATTTATGGTTTGGAGCTTTTGAGCCTTTTTTGGTTGTTATCGCAACACTTTGGCCAGCCTTTTTCCTTGTGGACGCCGCCCTGGATTTCTTTGGAGAGCTCGGTTCCTCCGAGTCGACATCACTGAGAGTGATGTTCTCCTCGTCTTTGGTCCGTGGTTTTCGTACTCGTTTAATACGATGGGGTAGCATAGCTTCCAGCTCATAAGTGGTAAGAACAGGCTCCTTGGCTTTCTCCTTTCCCTTTTGGGTCCTTTTGGAGGGCTTGGACTTTGGTGAGGGGTCGTTTGACGCATCTTTCATCGATTCGTCTTGTTTAGGTTTCTCCTTTCCCCTGGTATTCGTAGGTATGACGACTTCCATGGTATGCTTGCGTTTGAGCCGTGCTTTGGGCGCCATTTCCCGTTACCGTCACTGTCGTATAAGCTAGCCTGGGTGCTTGTGTGCGTACTTCTTCGTGATTCTGCTTCGCTGGGAAGTGGAACCGTTCCCGTTTGGGGATCGTAGAATATGGATGCGAAAGCCTCTTCATAGACCGACTGAT carries:
- a CDS encoding CAAX prenyl protease 2, giving the protein MTYLAAFGRHASSFIGVTLLTSLAFQNLLHRRISAAERDRLTAHQTILESLVKRLREGEDLSKSEIVRLVRLARGGGEEGGGIENTPWKEVVFGKRLREVKEIEGKALEEWNTAIAQAEQPAKPRHPVPAPTPSNPTPLSHALAPAPKKPTFFARLDNKDKSRDDPSVIKTRLTAVTASTACSLLAVVAIVWKTEASLSPLTEELVFRSCIVGAAKLAGIGHKKIIFLTPLWFGLAHIHHGHEQYNRLGRTRKALQRTLVIATVQLGYTTLFGWYASFLFLRTGSVITPTLAHAFCNVMGMPTVQDDVRQHPNHKLLIWLTHAVGIVGFGFALGPWTRAAE